A section of the Streptomyces sp. V3I8 genome encodes:
- a CDS encoding LacI family DNA-binding transcriptional regulator, giving the protein MTVTLADVAVRAQVSPATVSRVLNGNYPVAASTRERVLRAVDELDYVLNGPASALAAATSDLVGILVNDIADPFFGIMAGAIQSEIGGPGGRAGGERLAVVCNTGGSAERELTYLTLLQRQRAAAVVLTGGAVENTTHAAAVATKLRKLVEAGTRVVLCGRPPAPADTDAVALTFDNRGGGQRLTEHLIGLGHRRMGYIAGPEERTTTRHRLEGHRAALAAHGIEDDPDRTVHGRYDRGSGYEATLELLRREPGLTAVVAANDTVALGACAALRDSGLRIPDDVSVVGFDDLPFSADAVPALTTVRLPLASAGARAGRIAMGREDVPPGGVATILGELMVRGSAGVPRSS; this is encoded by the coding sequence ATGACGGTGACCCTGGCGGACGTGGCGGTCCGCGCACAGGTCTCGCCCGCGACGGTGTCGCGCGTGCTGAACGGGAACTACCCCGTGGCGGCCTCCACCCGGGAGCGGGTGCTGCGGGCCGTGGACGAATTGGACTACGTGCTGAACGGCCCCGCGAGCGCGCTCGCGGCCGCCACCTCCGACCTGGTCGGCATCCTGGTCAACGACATCGCCGACCCGTTCTTCGGGATCATGGCGGGAGCGATCCAGTCCGAGATCGGCGGGCCGGGGGGCCGGGCGGGAGGCGAGCGGCTCGCCGTGGTGTGCAACACCGGCGGCTCCGCGGAGCGCGAACTCACCTACCTCACACTGCTCCAGCGGCAGCGCGCCGCGGCGGTGGTGCTGACGGGCGGCGCCGTGGAGAACACCACGCACGCGGCGGCCGTCGCGACCAAGCTGCGCAAGCTGGTGGAGGCGGGCACGCGGGTGGTGCTGTGCGGGCGCCCGCCGGCGCCGGCCGACACCGACGCGGTGGCGCTCACCTTCGACAACCGGGGCGGCGGGCAGCGGCTGACCGAGCATCTGATCGGGCTCGGGCACCGGCGGATGGGGTACATCGCGGGGCCCGAGGAACGGACGACCACGCGGCACCGGCTGGAGGGGCACCGGGCCGCGCTCGCCGCGCACGGGATCGAGGACGATCCCGACCGTACGGTGCACGGCCGGTACGACCGGGGGTCGGGGTACGAGGCGACGCTCGAACTGCTGCGGCGCGAGCCGGGGTTGACGGCCGTGGTCGCCGCCAACGACACGGTCGCGCTGGGGGCGTGTGCGGCGCTTCGCGACTCGGGGCTGCGGATTCCCGACGACGTGTCGGTCGTCGGTTTCGACGACCTCCCGTTCAGCGCGGACGCGGTGCCGGCGCTGACGACCGTGCGGTTGCCGCTGGCTTCCGCGGGGGCGCGGGCGGGGCGGATCGCGATGGGGCGGGAGGATGTTCCGCCGGGAGGGGTCGCGACGATTCTCGGGGAGCTGATGGTGAGGGGGTCCGCGGGGGTGCCGAGGTCATCCTGA
- a CDS encoding Gfo/Idh/MocA family protein, translating into MTRKTVRIAMNGVTGRMGYRQHLVRSILALREQGGLDLGDGTVLWPEPVLVGRREHALKTLAERHGIEHWSTDLDAVLADPTIDIYFDAQVTSAREEALKKAIAAGKHLYTEKPTSTGLDGALRLARLADEAGIKHGVVQDKLFLPGLLKLKRLIDGGFFGRVLSIRGEFGYWVFEGDWQSAQRPSWNYRTEDGGGIVVDMFPHWEYVLHELFGRVKSVQALTATHLPQRWDEGDKPYDATADDAAYGIFELDGGAIAQINSSWAVRVHRDELVEFQVDGTEGSAVAGLRTCRVQHRSATPKPVWNPDIPATEVFRDQWQEVPDNTEFDNGFKAQWELFLKHVYADAPYHWDLLAGARGVQLAELGLKSSAEGRRFDVPEISL; encoded by the coding sequence GTGACACGCAAGACGGTGCGCATCGCCATGAACGGCGTGACGGGACGCATGGGCTACCGCCAGCACCTCGTCCGCTCGATCCTCGCCCTGCGCGAACAGGGCGGCCTCGACCTCGGCGACGGCACCGTGCTGTGGCCCGAGCCGGTCCTCGTCGGCCGCCGCGAGCACGCCCTGAAGACGCTCGCGGAGCGGCACGGCATCGAGCACTGGTCCACCGACCTCGACGCGGTCCTGGCCGACCCGACCATCGACATCTATTTCGACGCCCAGGTCACCTCGGCCCGCGAGGAGGCGCTCAAGAAGGCGATCGCGGCCGGCAAGCACCTCTACACGGAGAAGCCGACCTCGACCGGCCTCGACGGAGCCCTGCGGCTGGCCCGGCTGGCCGACGAGGCCGGCATCAAGCACGGTGTCGTCCAGGACAAGCTCTTCCTGCCCGGCTTGCTCAAGCTCAAGAGGCTCATCGACGGCGGCTTCTTCGGCCGTGTCCTGTCGATCCGCGGCGAGTTCGGCTACTGGGTCTTCGAGGGCGACTGGCAGTCCGCCCAGCGCCCCTCGTGGAACTACCGGACCGAGGACGGCGGCGGCATCGTCGTCGACATGTTCCCCCACTGGGAGTACGTGCTGCACGAGCTGTTCGGCCGGGTGAAGTCGGTCCAGGCACTCACCGCCACGCACCTCCCGCAGCGCTGGGACGAGGGCGACAAGCCCTACGACGCCACCGCCGACGACGCCGCCTACGGCATCTTCGAACTCGACGGCGGCGCGATCGCCCAGATCAACTCCTCCTGGGCGGTACGCGTCCACCGCGACGAACTCGTCGAGTTCCAGGTCGACGGCACCGAGGGCTCGGCGGTCGCCGGCCTGCGCACGTGCCGTGTCCAGCACCGCTCCGCGACCCCCAAGCCGGTCTGGAACCCGGACATCCCCGCCACCGAGGTCTTCCGCGACCAGTGGCAGGAGGTGCCCGACAACACCGAGTTCGACAACGGCTTCAAGGCACAGTGGGAACTCTTCCTCAAGCACGTCTACGCCGACGCCCCCTACCACTGGGACCTGCTGGCCGGCGCCCGCGGCGTCCAGCTCGCCGAGCTGGGCCTGAAGTCCTCCGCCGAGGGCCGCCGCTTCGACGTCCCGGAGATCTCCCTGTGA
- a CDS encoding dihydrodipicolinate synthase family protein yields MTIELPGADGSLRTYTPRTTPLPVTTGAPFSSRTVYSAAHVVADPYADTTPDSAAVVDWDATLAFRRHLWSHGLGVAEAMDTAQRGMGLDWAGAAELIRRSSAEAKAVGGLIACGVGTDQLPVTGAGHPYGLDEVRAAYEEQLALVEESGSRAVLMASRALAAVAEGPEDYLEVYGHLLRQCAEPVILHWLGPMFDPALEGYWGSADLDAATGTFLEVIAAHPDKVDGIKVSLLDAGREVDLRRRLPDGVRCYTGDDFNYPELIAGDDHGFSHALLGIFDPLGPLAAEAVRTLDTGDVRGFRELLDPTVALSRHLFQAPTRFYKTGVVLLAWLAGHQSHFTMVGGLQSARSLPHLARAYELADGLGLFPDPALAESRMKNLLALYGVTQ; encoded by the coding sequence GTGACCATCGAACTCCCCGGCGCCGACGGCAGCCTGCGCACCTACACCCCCCGCACCACCCCCCTCCCCGTCACCACCGGCGCCCCCTTCTCCTCCCGCACGGTCTACTCGGCGGCGCACGTGGTCGCCGACCCGTACGCCGACACCACCCCCGACTCGGCCGCCGTCGTCGACTGGGACGCCACCCTCGCCTTCCGCCGCCACCTGTGGTCCCACGGACTCGGGGTGGCCGAGGCGATGGACACGGCCCAGCGGGGGATGGGCCTGGACTGGGCGGGCGCGGCCGAGCTGATCCGCCGCTCGTCGGCCGAGGCGAAGGCGGTCGGCGGCCTGATCGCCTGCGGCGTCGGCACCGACCAGCTGCCGGTCACCGGGGCCGGTCACCCGTACGGCCTGGACGAGGTGCGGGCCGCGTACGAGGAACAGCTCGCCCTCGTCGAGGAGTCCGGCTCGCGGGCCGTCCTGATGGCCTCGCGGGCGCTGGCCGCCGTCGCCGAGGGCCCCGAGGACTACCTGGAGGTCTACGGCCACCTGCTGCGCCAGTGCGCCGAACCGGTGATCCTGCACTGGCTGGGCCCGATGTTCGACCCGGCCCTGGAGGGCTACTGGGGCAGCGCCGACCTGGACGCGGCCACCGGCACCTTCCTGGAGGTCATCGCCGCCCACCCCGACAAGGTCGACGGCATCAAGGTCTCCCTGCTGGACGCCGGGCGCGAGGTCGACCTGCGCCGCAGGCTCCCGGACGGCGTGCGCTGCTACACGGGCGACGACTTCAACTACCCCGAACTGATCGCCGGCGACGACCACGGCTTCAGCCACGCCCTGCTCGGCATCTTCGACCCGCTGGGCCCGCTCGCCGCCGAGGCCGTACGGACCCTGGACACCGGTGACGTACGGGGTTTCCGTGAACTCCTCGACCCCACCGTCGCGTTGTCGCGCCACCTCTTCCAGGCCCCGACCCGCTTCTACAAGACGGGCGTGGTCCTGCTGGCCTGGCTCGCGGGCCACCAGTCGCACTTCACGATGGTCGGCGGCCTCCAGTCGGCCCGCTCGCTGCCGCACCTGGCCCGCGCGTACGAACTCGCCGACGGTCTGGGCCTGTTCCCCGACCCGGCGCTCGCCGAGTCCCGCATGAAGAACCTGCTCGCCCTGTACGGAGTGACCCAGTGA
- a CDS encoding sugar phosphate isomerase/epimerase has product MTVKQLSMPELADACLEFGVPAVGLWREPVQTYGLEATAKLVRDAGLTVTTLCRGGFLTAIDPAGRAAALDDNRLAVDEAATLGTDTLVLVSGGLPAGSKDLHGARERIADALGELGPYAEERGVRLAVEPLHPMYAADRCVVSTLTQALDLAERFPAHQVGVTVDTYHLWWDDRAPREIARAGASGRIHTFQLADWTTPLPEGVLNGRGQLGDGSIDMREWKGHVEAAGYTGPIEVELFNDALWARDGREVLAETAARFVEHTA; this is encoded by the coding sequence ATGACGGTGAAGCAGCTGTCGATGCCGGAACTGGCCGACGCCTGCCTGGAGTTCGGGGTGCCGGCGGTCGGGCTCTGGCGGGAGCCGGTCCAGACGTACGGCCTGGAGGCGACGGCCAAGCTGGTCCGGGACGCGGGCCTCACCGTCACCACCCTGTGCCGGGGCGGCTTCCTCACGGCGATCGACCCGGCCGGGCGGGCGGCGGCGCTCGACGACAACCGCCTGGCGGTCGACGAGGCGGCCACCCTCGGCACGGACACCCTCGTGCTGGTCTCGGGCGGCCTCCCGGCGGGCTCCAAGGACCTCCACGGCGCCCGGGAGCGGATCGCGGACGCCCTGGGCGAGCTGGGCCCGTACGCCGAGGAGCGGGGGGTGCGCCTCGCCGTCGAGCCGCTCCACCCGATGTACGCCGCGGACCGCTGTGTGGTCTCCACGCTCACCCAGGCCCTGGACCTCGCGGAGCGCTTCCCCGCCCACCAGGTCGGCGTCACCGTCGACACGTACCACCTCTGGTGGGACGACCGGGCCCCACGGGAGATCGCCCGCGCGGGCGCCTCGGGCCGCATCCACACCTTCCAGCTCGCCGACTGGACGACCCCGCTGCCCGAGGGCGTCCTCAACGGCCGCGGCCAGCTCGGCGACGGCTCGATCGACATGCGCGAGTGGAAGGGCCACGTCGAGGCGGCGGGCTACACAGGACCCATCGAGGTCGAGCTGTTCAACGACGCCCTGTGGGCCCGCGACGGCCGCGAGGTCCTCGCGGAGACGGCGGCGCGGTTCGTCGAACACACGGCATGA
- the rbsD gene encoding D-ribose pyranase: protein MKKAGILNRHLAGALAALGHGDGVLICDAGMPIPDGPRVVDLAFRAGVPSFEEVLAGLLEELVVEGATAATEVREANPEASALLSECFGATLAHVSHEELKSLSAGARLIVRTGEARPYANVLLRCGVFF, encoded by the coding sequence ATGAAGAAGGCCGGGATACTGAACCGTCACCTCGCGGGCGCGCTGGCCGCGCTGGGCCACGGCGACGGCGTGCTGATCTGCGACGCGGGCATGCCGATCCCGGACGGGCCGCGGGTCGTGGACCTGGCGTTCCGGGCCGGGGTGCCGTCCTTCGAGGAGGTCCTGGCGGGCCTGCTGGAGGAGCTGGTCGTGGAGGGCGCGACGGCGGCGACGGAGGTACGGGAGGCGAACCCGGAGGCGTCCGCCCTGCTGTCGGAGTGCTTCGGGGCCACGCTGGCCCACGTCTCGCACGAGGAGCTGAAGTCGCTCTCGGCCGGCGCCCGCCTGATCGTCCGGACCGGCGAGGCCCGCCCGTACGCGAACGTGCTGCTGCGCTGCGGCGTCTTCTTCTGA
- a CDS encoding ribokinase: MFEYDLLVVGSANADLVVGVERRPGAGETVLGSDLALHPGGKGANQAVAAARLGARTALLARVGDDAHGRLLLDSQRAAGVDTSGVLVGGAPTGVALITVDPSGDNSIVVSPGANGRLVPADLRAAPAAALLAASRVVSAQLEIPLETVAEAVRGLRPGTRFVLNPSPPRELPEAVLAACDPLIVNEHEARVVLGADAGRTPEEWAGALLALGPRSVVVTLGEEGALVADASGTVRVPAVRVDAVDTTGAGDSFTAALAWRLGAGESLADAAAYAARVGAVAVTRQGAQASFPTAEEVAAV; encoded by the coding sequence ATGTTCGAGTACGACCTGCTGGTCGTGGGGTCGGCCAACGCCGACCTGGTCGTCGGTGTCGAGCGGCGGCCGGGCGCCGGGGAGACCGTGCTCGGCTCCGACCTGGCCCTGCACCCCGGCGGCAAGGGCGCCAACCAGGCCGTCGCCGCCGCCCGCCTGGGAGCCCGTACGGCGCTCCTCGCGCGGGTCGGCGACGACGCGCACGGCCGGCTGCTGCTGGACTCGCAGCGCGCGGCCGGCGTCGACACGTCCGGGGTCCTCGTCGGTGGCGCGCCCACCGGCGTCGCGCTCATCACGGTGGACCCGTCGGGCGACAACAGCATCGTGGTGTCGCCCGGCGCGAACGGCCGGCTGGTCCCGGCCGACCTCCGCGCGGCCCCGGCGGCGGCCCTCCTCGCCGCCTCCCGGGTGGTGTCGGCCCAGCTGGAGATCCCCCTGGAGACGGTCGCGGAGGCCGTGCGCGGCCTGCGCCCCGGCACCCGTTTCGTGCTGAACCCGTCCCCGCCGCGGGAGCTGCCGGAGGCGGTCCTCGCCGCCTGCGACCCGCTGATCGTGAACGAGCACGAGGCGCGGGTGGTGCTCGGCGCGGACGCGGGCCGGACGCCCGAGGAGTGGGCCGGCGCACTGCTCGCCCTCGGCCCGCGCTCGGTGGTCGTCACCCTGGGCGAGGAGGGCGCGCTGGTCGCCGACGCCTCGGGCACGGTCCGCGTGCCGGCCGTGCGGGTGGACGCCGTGGACACGACCGGCGCCGGGGACTCCTTCACCGCGGCGCTGGCCTGGCGGCTGGGCGCCGGGGAGTCCCTGGCGGACGCGGCGGCGTACGCGGCCCGGGTCGGGGCCGTCGCCGTCACCCGTCAGGGCGCGCAGGCGTCCTTCCCCACCGCCGAGGAGGTCGCCGCCGTATGA
- a CDS encoding substrate-binding domain-containing protein, translating to MATDSLKSTTGASGAPGGLRRLLLDNGALTALIILVIGMSALSGDFLTTDNLLNIGVQAAVTAILAFGVTFVIVSAGIDLSVGSVAALSATVLAWTATSEGVPVWLAVILAVATGIACGLVNGVLISYGKLPPFIATLAMLSVGRGLSLVISQGSPIPFPGSVSHLGDTLGGWLPVPVLVMIAMGLVTALILGRTYIGRSMYAIGGNEEAARLSGLRVKRQKLVIYALSGLFAAAAGIVLASRLSSAQPQAAQGYELDAIAAVVIGGASLAGGTGKASGTLIGALILAVLRNGLNLLSVSSFWQQVVIGVVIALAVLLDTVRRKAGATPVTSGAGGTSGRKGPQAIKYGLAVVLVAAVVGGLSIFNNGSSSSANPKIGLSLSTLNNPFFVQIKAGAQAEAKKLGADLTVTDAQNDASQQANQLQNFTSEGVDSIIVNPVDSDAASPSVRSANKSGIPVVGVDRGVNKAKTAALVASDNIAGGKLGAKALAEKLGGKGKIVILQGQAGTSASRERGAGFAEGLKAYPGIRVVAKQPADFDRTKGLDVMTNLLQAHPDVQGVFAENDEMALGAIKALGSKAGRSVQVIGFDGTPDGLKAVEDGTMYASVAQQPKELGRIAVENALRAADGRKTEQTVKVPVKVVTSKNVAGFTG from the coding sequence GTGGCCACTGACTCGCTCAAGAGCACGACGGGCGCGAGCGGCGCCCCGGGCGGCCTGCGCCGTCTCCTGCTCGACAACGGCGCGCTCACCGCGCTCATCATCCTCGTCATCGGGATGTCGGCCCTGTCCGGCGACTTCCTGACGACGGACAACCTGCTCAACATCGGCGTCCAGGCGGCCGTGACCGCCATCCTCGCCTTCGGCGTGACCTTCGTGATCGTCTCGGCGGGCATCGACCTGTCGGTCGGTTCCGTCGCCGCGCTGTCGGCCACCGTCCTCGCCTGGACGGCCACTTCGGAGGGCGTACCGGTCTGGCTCGCGGTGATCCTCGCGGTCGCCACCGGCATAGCGTGCGGCCTGGTCAACGGCGTGCTGATCTCGTACGGGAAGCTGCCGCCGTTCATCGCGACGCTGGCCATGCTGTCGGTGGGCCGCGGTCTGTCCCTGGTGATCTCGCAGGGCAGCCCCATCCCGTTCCCCGGTTCGGTCTCGCACCTCGGTGACACGCTCGGTGGCTGGCTGCCCGTGCCGGTCCTCGTGATGATCGCCATGGGGCTCGTCACCGCCCTGATCCTCGGGCGCACGTACATCGGGCGTTCCATGTACGCGATCGGCGGCAACGAGGAGGCGGCCCGCCTCTCCGGGCTGCGGGTGAAGCGCCAGAAGCTCGTCATCTACGCGCTGTCCGGGCTCTTCGCCGCCGCCGCGGGCATCGTGCTCGCCTCCCGGCTGTCCTCCGCGCAGCCGCAGGCCGCGCAGGGCTACGAGCTGGACGCCATCGCCGCGGTCGTCATCGGCGGCGCCTCCCTCGCGGGCGGTACGGGCAAGGCGTCCGGCACGCTCATCGGCGCGCTCATCCTCGCGGTGCTGCGCAACGGCCTCAACCTGCTGTCCGTGTCGTCGTTCTGGCAGCAGGTCGTCATCGGTGTGGTCATCGCGCTGGCGGTGCTGCTCGACACCGTGCGGCGCAAGGCGGGCGCGACGCCGGTCACCTCCGGTGCCGGGGGCACGTCGGGCAGGAAGGGTCCGCAGGCGATCAAGTACGGGCTCGCGGTCGTCCTGGTGGCGGCCGTCGTGGGGGGCCTGAGCATCTTCAACAACGGCTCGTCGTCCTCCGCGAACCCGAAGATCGGCCTGTCCCTGTCCACCCTGAACAACCCCTTCTTCGTACAGATCAAGGCGGGTGCGCAGGCCGAGGCGAAGAAGCTCGGGGCCGACCTGACCGTCACGGACGCGCAGAACGACGCCTCGCAGCAGGCCAACCAGCTGCAGAACTTCACCAGCGAGGGCGTCGACTCGATCATCGTCAACCCGGTGGACTCGGACGCGGCGAGCCCCTCGGTGCGCTCCGCGAACAAGTCCGGCATCCCCGTCGTCGGCGTCGACCGCGGCGTCAACAAGGCGAAGACGGCCGCGCTCGTGGCCTCCGACAACATCGCGGGCGGCAAGCTGGGCGCCAAGGCACTGGCCGAGAAGCTGGGCGGCAAGGGGAAGATCGTCATCCTGCAGGGCCAGGCCGGCACCTCCGCCAGCCGTGAGCGCGGCGCGGGCTTCGCCGAGGGACTGAAGGCCTACCCGGGCATCCGGGTCGTCGCCAAACAGCCCGCCGACTTCGACCGCACGAAGGGGCTCGACGTGATGACGAACCTGCTCCAGGCCCACCCCGACGTCCAGGGCGTCTTCGCCGAGAACGACGAGATGGCGCTCGGCGCGATCAAGGCGCTCGGCTCCAAGGCGGGCAGGTCGGTGCAGGTCATCGGCTTCGACGGCACGCCGGACGGCCTGAAGGCCGTCGAGGACGGCACGATGTACGCCTCCGTGGCGCAGCAGCCGAAGGAACTCGGCCGGATCGCCGTGGAGAACGCGCTGCGGGCGGCCGACGGCAGGAAGACCGAGCAGACGGTGAAGGTCCCGGTGAAGGTGGTCACGTCGAAGAACGTGGCCGGTTTCACGGGCTGA
- a CDS encoding sugar ABC transporter ATP-binding protein → MSSSPDELLRIEGIRKTFPGVVALDSVDFDLRRGEVHVLLGENGAGKSTLIKMLSGAYRPDAGKIVVDGEKVRIHGAQDAARLGIATIYQEFNLVPDLTVAENIFLGRQPRRLGMIDRKRMEADAAGLLERVGVDVSPRARVRDLGIARLQMVEIAKALSLDARVLIMDEPTAVLTSTEVDKLFRIVRRLREDGVGIVFITHHLEEIAALGDRVTVIRDGRSVGQVPASTPEDDLVRMMVGRSIELQYPRERTDPGTALLTVEGLTRNGVFHDIGFEVRAGEVVGIAGLVGAGRTEVARAVFGADPYDSGSVAVAGERLPRHDVNAAMAAGIGLVPEDRKGQGLVLDASVEENLGLVTLRAATRGGLVDLKGQRTAAARIAGQLGVRMAGLGQHVRTLSGGNQQKVVIGKWLLADTRVLILDEPTRGIDVGAKVEIYQLVNELTAAGHAVLMISSDLPEVLGMSDRVLVMAQGRIAGELSADEATQDSVMALAVSTPTAATKTTTTDSATSDSATSGEGPRGH, encoded by the coding sequence GTGAGCAGCAGCCCCGACGAGTTGCTGCGTATCGAAGGGATACGCAAGACCTTCCCCGGTGTGGTCGCGCTCGACAGCGTCGACTTCGACCTGCGCCGCGGCGAGGTGCACGTACTGCTCGGTGAGAACGGTGCCGGCAAGAGCACCCTCATCAAGATGCTGTCCGGCGCCTACCGCCCCGACGCCGGGAAGATCGTGGTCGACGGCGAGAAGGTCCGCATCCACGGCGCGCAGGACGCCGCGCGCCTCGGGATCGCGACCATCTACCAGGAGTTCAACCTGGTCCCCGACCTCACCGTCGCCGAGAACATCTTCCTGGGCCGCCAGCCGCGCCGCCTCGGCATGATCGACCGCAAGCGGATGGAGGCCGACGCCGCCGGGCTGCTGGAGCGGGTGGGCGTCGACGTGTCGCCCCGCGCCCGGGTGCGCGACCTCGGTATCGCCCGCCTCCAGATGGTCGAGATCGCGAAGGCGCTGAGCCTGGACGCGCGTGTCCTGATCATGGACGAGCCGACCGCCGTGCTCACCTCCACGGAGGTCGACAAGCTCTTCCGGATCGTGCGCAGGCTGCGCGAGGACGGCGTCGGCATCGTCTTCATCACGCACCACCTGGAGGAGATCGCCGCCCTGGGCGACCGCGTCACGGTCATCCGGGACGGCCGCAGCGTCGGCCAGGTGCCCGCCTCCACGCCTGAGGACGACCTCGTCCGCATGATGGTGGGCCGCTCCATCGAGCTGCAGTACCCGCGTGAACGCACCGACCCGGGCACCGCGCTGCTCACCGTGGAAGGACTCACCAGGAACGGTGTCTTCCACGACATCGGCTTCGAGGTGCGGGCCGGTGAGGTCGTCGGCATCGCGGGTCTCGTCGGCGCCGGGCGCACCGAGGTCGCCCGGGCGGTCTTCGGGGCCGACCCGTACGACAGCGGCTCCGTCGCGGTGGCGGGCGAGCGGCTGCCGCGCCACGACGTCAACGCGGCGATGGCCGCCGGCATCGGGCTCGTCCCCGAGGACCGCAAGGGCCAGGGCCTGGTGCTCGACGCCTCCGTCGAGGAGAACCTCGGGCTCGTCACCCTGCGGGCGGCGACCCGCGGCGGGCTCGTCGACCTCAAGGGACAGCGGACGGCCGCCGCGAGGATCGCCGGGCAGCTGGGCGTGCGGATGGCGGGGCTCGGCCAGCACGTGCGCACGCTCTCCGGCGGCAACCAGCAGAAGGTCGTCATCGGCAAGTGGCTGCTCGCCGACACCAGGGTGCTGATCCTCGACGAACCGACCCGCGGCATCGACGTGGGCGCCAAGGTCGAGATCTACCAGCTGGTCAACGAGCTGACGGCCGCCGGCCACGCCGTCCTGATGATCTCCAGCGACCTGCCCGAGGTGCTCGGCATGAGCGACCGGGTGCTGGTGATGGCCCAGGGCCGGATCGCCGGCGAGCTGTCCGCCGACGAGGCGACCCAGGACTCCGTGATGGCCCTCGCCGTCAGCACACCCACCGCAGCAACGAAGACCACCACCACCGACTCTGCTACCTCCGACTCTGCTACCTCAGGGGAGGGCCCCCGTGGCCACTGA
- a CDS encoding LacI family DNA-binding transcriptional regulator: protein MASIKDVAAEAGMSVATVSRVLNDHPSVSADARTRVLAAVDALGYRPNAVARSLRTDQTRTLGLVISDVLNPYFTELARSVEEEARALGYSVIIGNADERPDLQDHHVRTLLDRRIDGLLVSPTDGGSPLMLDAARTGTPMVFVDRWIPGVDVPVVRADGRAAVRDLVAHLYGLGHRRLAIIAGPAATTTGSERVEAFRDALREHGLPLPEAYIGQGDFQAASGRRATEEFLDLADPPEVVFAADNLMALGALDAVRARGLRVPDDIALAAFDDIPWFVHTDPPVTAIAQPTPELGRAAVRAVVDRIEGRPPRSVTLPAALVVRRSCGEPAALRTTQENLTNATRRSNP from the coding sequence ATGGCGAGCATCAAGGACGTCGCCGCCGAGGCGGGCATGTCCGTCGCCACGGTGTCGCGCGTCCTGAACGACCATCCGTCGGTCAGCGCGGACGCCCGCACCCGTGTGCTGGCCGCCGTCGACGCGCTGGGCTACCGCCCGAACGCCGTCGCCCGCTCCCTGCGCACCGACCAGACCCGCACCCTCGGCCTGGTCATCAGCGACGTGCTGAACCCGTACTTCACCGAGCTGGCCCGCTCCGTCGAGGAGGAGGCCCGCGCCCTCGGCTACAGCGTCATCATCGGCAACGCCGACGAGCGGCCCGACCTGCAGGACCACCACGTCCGTACGCTCCTCGACCGGCGGATCGACGGCCTGCTGGTGTCCCCCACCGACGGCGGTTCCCCGCTGATGCTGGACGCCGCCCGCACCGGGACCCCCATGGTCTTCGTCGACCGCTGGATCCCGGGCGTGGACGTGCCCGTGGTGCGCGCGGACGGGCGGGCCGCCGTGCGCGACCTGGTCGCCCACCTGTACGGCCTCGGTCACCGCAGGCTCGCCATCATCGCGGGCCCGGCGGCCACCACCACCGGCAGCGAGCGCGTCGAGGCCTTCCGGGACGCGCTGCGCGAGCACGGGCTGCCGCTGCCCGAGGCGTACATCGGGCAGGGCGACTTCCAGGCCGCCAGCGGCCGGCGGGCCACCGAGGAGTTCCTCGACCTGGCCGACCCGCCCGAGGTCGTCTTCGCGGCCGACAACCTGATGGCCCTGGGCGCCCTGGACGCCGTACGGGCGCGCGGACTGCGCGTGCCCGACGACATCGCGCTCGCGGCCTTCGACGACATCCCGTGGTTCGTGCACACCGATCCGCCCGTCACGGCGATCGCCCAGCCGACCCCCGAGCTGGGCCGGGCCGCCGTGCGCGCCGTGGTCGACCGCATCGAGGGGCGGCCCCCGCGGTCGGTGACCCTCCCCGCCGCTCTCGTCGTCCGCCGTTCCTGCGGCGAACCCGCGGCCCTCCGCACCACGCAAGAGAACCTCACGAACGCCACTCGAAGGAGCAACCCGTGA